Part of the Paracoccus sp. S3-43 genome, TGCGGCGGTAATCGGCGCTGGCGCGCCAGTCGGATAGCGGCTGGAAGTCGTCGGCCACGGCACGGGCGGCGGCTTCAAAGGTTTCCGCCGCGAAGGGTTGGCCGGTCAGCGCGGTTTCGGCCCCGGTGGCGCGCTTGGGGATGCCCGCCATGCCGCCGAAGGCCACGCGGGCCTCGGAGATGGCGCCATTTTCAACCGTCAGGCAAAAACCGGCGGCGACGGCGGTGATGTCGCTGTCGCGGCGTTTGCTGATCTTGTAGGCGGCAATCCGGGCGTTCGGGCGGGTCGGGATGATGACTTCTTCCACGAATTCGCCCGACGCGCGGTCCTGACGCCCGTATTCGATGAAATAATCCTGCAAGGCCACCTCGCGCCGCGCCGCGCCCTTGCGCAGCACGATCCGCGCAGCCATCGCGATCAGCAGCGGCGGCGTGTCGCCGATGGGGGATCCGTTGGCGATGTTCGCGCCGATGGTGCCCATGTTGCGCACCTGCCAGCCGCCGATGCGCAGCCAGTAATCGTATGCGGCGGGAATATGCTGGCGGATCAGGGGCGCGGCCTCGCTGTAGGTCACGCCCGCGCCCAGGCGGATTTCGCCATCCTCGACGCGCTTGCCCTTCATCAGATGGCCGATGAATACGGCGGGGGAAATGTCGCGCATGAACTTCGTGACCCACAGGCCCACGTCCGTCGCGCCTGCGATGATCGTGGCCTTCGGCTCGGCCTCCAGCACCGCCGCCAGGTCGTCCGCATCGGCGGGGATGATGGCGCGTTCGCCGCCCTTGGCCAGTTCGACGCGTTCGCCGCGCATGTCGCGCAGCGTCGCGGCGACCAGTTCCCGTTCCACCGCCAGCGCATCGCCGGCCTGCCCGCCCGCGCGACCCGCCGCAAGCGCCGCCTTGATGATCGGCTCGTATCCCGTGCAGCGGCAGATATTGCCCTGCAACGCCGTCTCGATCTCGGCCACGCCCGCGTCGGGGTTCGACATCCACAGCCCATAAAGCGCCATGACGATGCCCGGCGTGCAGAAGCCGCACTGGCTGCCGTGATGCTCGACCATCGCCGCCTGGATCGGATGCAGCCCGCCCTCGGGGCCGCGCAGATGTTCCACCGTCACCACATGGCAGCCGTGCAGCGACGCGAGGAAGCGGATGCAGGCATTCACCGGCTCATAGACCAGCCCGTCGTCGGTCAGCCGCCCCACTAAGACCGTGCAGGCGCCGCAGTCGCCCTCGGCGCAGCCTTCCTTGGTGCCGGTCAGGCGGCGGTCGATGCGCAGGAAATCCAGCAGCGTGTCGGATGCCCCGACCTGGGTCAGCTCGACCGGGCGGCCGTTCAGCAAAAAGCGCAGCGCGGGTGTCATGGCGTTCCTTCGTGGCTGTGGACCCATCGTCAAAGCTAGGCCGAAAAAAGCGGTTGCGAAATCGGTGCCGACCCGGAAGACTTTACACGAATCCTTGAAAGCGGCCTATCACCCATGTCCTATCTTGAAAGCCTGCGCGTCTTCGTCCGGGTGGTCGAACTGGGGTCGATCACCGCCGGGGGGCGGGATCTGCGGCTTTCCCCGGCAGTTGCCTCGAATCGCATCAAGGATCTGGAAAACCGCTTTGGCGTGCGGCTGCTCAATCGCACCACCCGCAAGCTGACGCCCACCGAGATCGGCCGCGCCTTCTATGACAACGCCCGCCGGGTGATCGAGACGCTGGACGAGGCCGAGGCGCTTGTGTCCAGCTTCTCGGGCCGCCCGCAGGGGGTGATCCGGCTGACCGCGCCCCTGGGCCTGGGGCGGCGGCTGATCGCGCCGCTGATCCCGCCCTTCTGCGCGGAAAACCCCGGCGTGGATTTCCGGCTGCGGCTGTCGGACCGCAACGTCAACATCGTGGAAGACGCCATCGACCTGGCCTTCTTCCTGGGCGAACCCGCCGATTCGGCGCTGAAATGGCGCAAGATCGCCGATTGCCCGCGCGTGCTGGTCGCCTCGCCCGACTATCTGGAACGGCAGGGCACGCCGAAAGCGCCCGAGGATCTGGCGGGCCACAACTGCCTGCTTCTGCGCTATCCGCGCAGCCCGGAATATTTCTGGGTGCTGCAATCCGAGGATGGCCCGCAGAAGATGATGGTCGGCGGGCGCTTCGACACCGACGACGGCGACGTGCTGACCGCTTGGGCGCTTGGCGGCGAAGGCATCGCCAACCGCCCGCTGTACGAGGTCGCGGCGGACCTTCAGGCGGGGCGGCTGATCGAGGTTCTGCCCCAGAACCGCCCCCTGCCCGCCCAGTTCGGCTGCCTGACCCCGCACCGGCGGTTGCAGGATCCCAAGGTCAGGATGTTCGCGGATTTCGCGGTGCGGGAACTGAAAAAGGTGTTCTGATGAAAACGGCCTCTCGCGGGGGCCATGGTTCTTTCCGGTCCGCTACAGCCCTGCCAGGCTGGCCCCACCCGCCGACCGGAACCAGCGGATAACCTGCGCCCGTTCCTGCGGTTCCATGAAGCTGACATTGGCGGGCGGCATGGCGTCGGTCAGCCCCGCCTGGACATAGATTTCGCGCGCGTGCCTGGCAATGTCGCCAGGCGTTTCCAGGAACACCCCCTTCGGCGCGTGATGGATGCCATCGTATCCCGGCTCGCGCGCGTGGCACATGGAACAGCGGCCCAGCACGATGTCGCTGACCTGCTGGAACCCCTCGGCCTCGGCAAAGCGGGTCTCGACCGGGGTCAGGGGCCGCGCCTCGGCCTGTTCCAGGCTGTCCTGGTTCAACCCGGCCGAGGACAGCCACATCACCAGGATGAACAGCACCACCGTGACCGCCCAGGTCCACCACAGCATTCCCTTGCGGGCGTGCATGGTGTTGAAGAAATGCCGGATGGTCACGCCCATCAGGAAGATCAGCGCCGCGATCAGCCAGTTGTATTGGCTGGCAAAGGCCAGCGGATAGTGGTTCGACAGCATCAGGAAGATGACCGGCAGCGTCAGATAGTTGTTATGCGTCGACCGCAGCTTGGCGATCTTGCCGTATTTCGGATCGGGCGCGCGCCCGGCCTTCAGATCCGCCACCACGATCCGCTGGTTCGGCATGATGATGAAGAACACGTTCGCGGTCATGATCGTCGCGGTGAAGGCGCCCAGATGCAGCAGCGCGGCGCGGCCGGTGAAGACCTGCGTATAGCCCCAGCCCATCACCACAAGCGCCACGAACAGCAGCAGCATCAGCACCGTCGGCGTCTCGCCCAGCCTGGACTTGCACAGCGTGTCATAGATCAGCCAGCCCAACGCCAGCGAACCGGCCGAGATCAGGATCGCCTGCCAGGTCGCCAGATCGGCCTTGGCGGTGTCGATCAGATACAGGTTCGCCCCTGCCCAATAGGTGACCATCAGCAGCGCCGCGCCGCTGATCCAGGTCATGTAGCTTTCCCATTTGAACCAGGTCAGATGCTCGGGCATCCGTTCCGGGGCGACCAGATATTTCTGAATATGGTAGAAGCCGCCGCCATGGACCTGCCATTCCTCGCCATGGGCTCCCTTGGGCAGGCCGGGCGCCTTGGTCAGCCCCAGGTCGAGCGCCACGAAGTAGAAGGACGATCCGATCCAGGCGATGGCGGTGATGACATGGGTCCAGCGGATGGCGAAGGCCAGCCATTCCCAGATGACGATGGGGTCGGGGATCAGGTGCAGCATGGTTTCAGCTTCCCCGATAGGTGGAATAGCCGAAGGGCGAGACCAACAGCGGCACGTGATAGTGATCGTCCTGCGACATGCCGAATCGGATCGGGATCACGTCCAGGAAACGCGGGCTTTCCGGGTCGACCCCGGTTGCATCCATCCAGGCGCCGGCGTGGAATTCCAGCTCATAGGTGCCGGTCGCGAAATCCGCCGCGGGCAGGATCTGGCTGTCGGTGCGGCCGTCGTGGTTGGTGCGCAGCCGCGCAAGCTCGGTCCGCTGTCCGTTTTCCAGACGGAACAGCACCACCTCCATCCCCTCGGCCGGGCGGCCGCGTGCCGTGTCCAGCACATGCGTGGTCAGGTATCCTGGCATCATCGCCCTTCCCTTATTATCGTGGCCTTCCTGATAACCGATCCCCCTGCGCCTGCACGAGAGGGACCATAAGCAAGGTAGTCTTAAGATTCCGTAGAAAATCGGACGGAACGATGCTCTTTGCCTTGGTCGAAATATCCTCGGGGGGTCCGGGGGGCGAAGCGCCCCCGGTCCTCAGCCCGCCAGACGCGCCACGGCCTTTTCGGCGCGCGTCCGCAGATCGCGCGGATCGGCGGTCAGCAGCCGGTGATCCTCCACGACCGCCCGGCCAGCCACATAGACCGTCCTTGGCCGCACCGGCGCGCAGAAGATCAGCGCGGCGACCGGATCCCACTGTCCTGCCAGCGGCAGGTCCGAGACATCCCACAGCACCAGATCGGCCTGCATCCCAGGCCTCAAGGCACCGATATCGGACCGCCCCAGCACCCGCGCCCCGCCCAGGGTCGCGATCTCCAACGCTTCGCGCGCGGCCATCGCGGCGGGGCCATCCTTCAGCCGGGCGACCAGCATGGCCTGCCGCGCCTCCTGCCCCAGATGGCTGCAATCGTTGCTGGCCGACCCGTCCACGCCCAGCCCCACCGGCACCCCCGCATCCCGCATCGCCCGGACCGGGGCGATGCCGCTGGCCAGCCGCGCGTTGGAACAGGGGCAATGCGCGACCCCGGTGCCGGTGCGGGCGAAGAGGTCGATTTCCGGCGCCGACAGCTTGACGCAATGGGCGTGCCACACGTCGTCTCCGGTCCAGCCGAGGCTTTCGGCGTAATCGCCCGGCAGCATCCCGAAATTGTCTAGGGAATAGCGGATATCCTCGTCATTCTCGGCCAGGTGGGTGTGCAGCCGCACGCCCTTGTCCCGCGCCAGGATCGCCGCGTCGCGCATCAACTCGCGGCTGACCGAGAAGGGCGAGCAGGGCGCAAGGCCCACCTGCACCATGGCCCCCTCGCCCGGCTCGTGAAAGGCGTCCACGACCCGTTCGCTGTCCTTCAGGATCGCGGCCTCGTCCTCGACCAGGGCATCCGGCGGCAGGCCGCCCTTGCTTTCGCCGATCGACATGGCGCCGCGCGTGGCGGTGAAGCGGATGCCGATCTTTTGCGCGGCCTCGATGCTGTCGTCCAGGCGCGAACCATTGGGATAAAGATACAGGTGATCCGACGAACAGGTGCAGCCCGACAGGGCCAGTTCCGCCAGCCCGACCTCGGCCGAGAGGCGGATGTCGTCGGGCGTCATCCGCGCCCAGATCGGATAGAGCGTGCGCAGCCAGCCGAACAGCGCCGCGTCCTGGGCGGCGGGCACGGCGCGGGTCAGGGCCTGGAACAGGTGATGATGGGTGTTGACCAGCCCCGGCGTGACCACGCAGCCCGCCGCGCTGACCACCTCGGCGCCGTCGCGCGGCAGGTTCTCACCCGCCGCGACGATCTTTCCATTCTCGACCAGGACATCGCCGCCCCGGATCTCGCGCCGGGCGTCGTCCAGGGTGACGACGACCTCGGCCCCCCGGATCAGCGTCCTAGTGGTCCGCGACATGACCGGCTTCGCGGATCGCGTCCTCGTCGATATGGGCCGCGCCGTTGTAGAACCAGTTGAGGATCACCGCCGTGATCGCCGCCAGCAGGATGCCGGAATGGATCAGCGGGTGGATCGCATGGGGCATCCACTGGTTGAAGTTCGGCGCCACCAGCGGGATCATCCCCATGCCCACCGAGATCGCGACGATGAACAGGTTGTGCCGGTTGGTCGCGAAATCGACGCGCGCCAGAATGCGCACCCCGGTCGCCGCGACCATGCCGAACATCACCAGCCCCGCGCCGCCCAGAACCGTGGTCGGCAGCGATTCGACCAAGGCGCCCATCTTCGGGATCAGCCCCAGCACGATCATGATCGCGCCCCCCGCCACGCAGACGAAGCGCGACCGGATGCCGGTCACGCCGACAAGGCCGACGTTCTGGCTGAAGGACGTATAGGGGAAGGTGTTGAAAATCCCGCCGATCACCGTCCCCAGCCCGTCCGCCCGCAGGCCCGCCGCCAGGGATTTCTGGTCCAGCGGCTTCTTGCAGATGTCGGACAGCGCCAGGAACATGCCGGTCGATTCGATCAGCGTGACCAGCATCACCAGCACCATGGTGGCGATCATGATCGGATCAAAGGTCGGCATCCCGAAATGGAACGGCTTGATGACCGCGAACCATTCCGCCGCTCCGACCTTGTCGAAGCTCATCATGCCCAGCATGGCCGCGACGATGCCGCCCACGATGATGCCGATCAGGACGGCGATGTTGGACAGAAAGCCCCGCGCGAATTTCGACACCAGCAGGATCGTGCCCAGCACCAGCACCGCGATCAGAATGTTCTGCCCCGCCGCATAGAGCGGGTTCTGCACCGTCGGGGCCAGGGCGACGCTGGCCGGAACCTCGCCCGCCGCCCGCGCCGCATCCAGCCAGGCGGCCGCCGCCGGATCGACGATCCTGGGGGCGGTCGGGCCGGCTTGCAGGCCGAAGATCCAGTTGATGCCGATGGGCATCAGGCTGATGCCGATGGTCAGGATCAGCGTGCCCGTCACCACCGGCGGAAAGAACCGCAGCATCCTGGAAATGAACGGCGCGATCAGGATGCCGATGATCCCCGCCGCGATGATGGCGCCGAACAACGCCCGCGCGCCCTCGTGACCGGGCAGCGATGTCGCCACGGCGACCATCGGGCCGACCGAGGCGAAGGTCACGCCCATCATCACCGGCAGCTTGATGCCGAAATACTGCGTCGCCCCAAGGCTCTGGATGATGGACACGATGCCGCAGACGAACAGGTCGGCGGAAATCAGGAACGCCACCTCCTCGGGCGGCAGGTTCAGCGCCCGGCCGACGATCAGCGGGACCGCGATGGCGCCCGCATACATGACCAGCACATGCTGGAACCCAAGCGTGAACAGCTTGGGCGCGGGCAGCATCTCATCCACCGGATGAACACCCCCCTGATAAGTTGCCTCAGACATTGCGGACCTCCCTTTCCACGGATGCCTCGTTTCGTTCAGATGTCGACCTGGGTGGCCCTCCCATGCCGCTTTGCCAGTTCGACCACGGCGCCCGCGACGGCCAGATCCTGAAGACCGACCCCCGTGCCGTCAAAGATGGTGACTTCCGCATCGCCACGTCCCGGATGATTGCCAATGATGACCTGGCCTATCGCGGTGACATCGCTGTCGGAAATCAGTTTCTGCGCGCTCGCGTGCTGGAATTCGCCGATGCTGACGGATTGGGCAATCTCGTCGGTGAACAGGCGCGCGCGGGCGACAAGGGCGGGGTCAAGTTCCTGCTTGCCCCTGGTGTCGGTGCCCATGGCCGCGATATGGGTCGGCCCCTTGACATGGCCGTCCAGCAGCAGGGGTTCGAAGGCCGAGGTGATGCTGACGATCACATCCGCCTGTTCGCCCAGCGTCGGCAGATCCACCGCCTCGAAGGGCAGGCCCAGTTCGGTCGCGGTCTCGGCCAGGCGGGTCAGCATCTCGGGATGCGGGTTCCAGCCGATCACCCGCTCGAACTTGCCGAAGCGCACGGCGGCGCGCATCTGGAAGGCGGATTGGTGGCCCGCCCCGATCATGCCCAGCACCCGCGCCCCTTCGGGCGCAAGGTATTTGCTGGACACGGCGCTTGCCGCCGCCGTGCGCAGGGCGGTCAGCAGGTTCCCTCCGACCGCCGCCGACACGCGTCCGGTATCCGGGTCGAACAGGAACACAGTGGACTGGTGGTTGATCAGCCCGTGCTTGCCGTTGTTCGGCCAATAGCCCCCTGCCTTCAGGCCCAGCGTCATGCCCGCCCCGTCGAAGCCGCCCTTGAAGCCATAGAGCGCATCCTCGTGCCCGATGGCCTCGCGCACGACCGGAAAGTTGCGGGCATCGCCCCGCGCCATGGCGGCGAAGACCGCCTCGACCGCGTCGAACGCGGCCTCGGGGGTCATCAGCCCGGCGATCTCGGATTCAGGAACGACCCACATTCAGAAGGCTTTCCCGCGCGCCGAGACCGGCCACAGGGTTTCCACCTTGCCGTTCCTGACGCCCACATACCAGTCGTGGACGTTGCAGGTCGGATCGCAATGGCCCGGCACCAGCCGCAGCTTGTCGTTGACCTTGAGAACGCCGTTCGGATCCTCGACCACGCCATGCTCGTCGCTGCACTTGATGTATTTCACATCGTCGCGGCCATAGACAAAGGGCAGCCCGCTGTCGACCGACTGCGCCTTCAGCCCCGCGTCCACCACCGCCAGATGCGGCTTGGCGTGGGACATGACCGAGGTGAGGATGAACAGCGCGTTTTCCCATTCGCCCTGGTCGATGCGGCGGCCGTCCTTGTCGTGGATCCGGCCGTAATCGGCATCCATGAAGGCATAGGAACCGCATTGCAATTCGTTATAGACGCCCGAATTGCTCTCGAAATAATAGCTGCCGGTGCCGCCGCCGGACACGAATTGCGGCTCCAGCCCCTCGGCCTTCAGCGCCTCGACGGCATCCGTCACCTGGGCGATGGCCGCGTCCAGCTTGGCCTTGCGGTCGTCATAGCTGTCCATGTGCTGCATCGCGCCCTGATAGGCTTGGATGCCCTTGAAGGTCAGGTTCGGCGCGGCGGCCACGGCGCGGGCGATGGCCAGCACCTCGGGCGTGGTCTTGACGCCGCAGCGGCCTGCGCCGCAGTCGATCTCCACGAAGACGCCCAGTTCGGTGCCGTGCCTGACCGCCGCCGCCGAGAGATCGGCCACGTTCGCCACGTCATCGACGCAGACCGTCACCGTCGCGCCCAGCTTGGGCATCCGGGCCAGCCGGTCGATCTTGGCCGCGTCGCGGACCTGGTTGCTGACCAGAATATCCCTGATGCCGCCACGGGCGAAGACCTCGGCCTCGGAGACCTTCTGGCAGCAGACGCCGACGGCGCCGCCCAGCGATTCCTGCAATTTCTGCACATCCACCGACTTGTGCATCTTGCCGTGGCTGCGGTGGCGCATGTTATGCGCCTTGGCATAGTCGCCCATCTTCCTGATATTGCGCTCCAACGCATCCAGATCCAGGATCAGGCAGGGCGTCTGGATGTCGCCCTCGTCCATGCCCGGCAGCGCGGGCACGTCGAAGCCGACTTCCAGGTTCTCGAAATTCACGGGTGCGTTCATGGTCAGGCCCTCCCTTAAATCCAGGGCAGCTTGTCGAGATCGACATTGCCGCCGGTAACGATGATGCCGACGCGCTTGCCGGCGAAGGCGTCGCGATTCTTCAGCACGATGGCCAGCGGCACGGCGCTGCTGGGTTCCAGGACGATGCGCAGGTGCTTCCAGCCCAGCTTCATCGCCTCGATGATTTCCGCGTCCGAAGCGGTGTAGATCTCGCTGACGTGATTGCTGACGAAATGCCAGGTCAAATCCTTCAGCGGCACCAGCAGCCCGTCGGCGACGGTCTTGGGCGCGTCGTCGGCGATGATATGGCCCGCCTTGAAGCTGCGATAGGCGTCGTCGGCCTGTTCGGGTTCGGCCGCGATCACCTTGGTTTCGGGCGCCAGCGTCGCCAGCGTCAGGCAGGTGCCCGAGATCATTCCGCCTCCGCCGATCGGCGCGACCACCGCGTCCAGCCCCTCGGTCTGCTCGATGAACTCGCGCGCGCAGGTGCCTTGGCCCGCGATCACGCGCGGGTCGTTATAGGGATGGACGAAATCGCCCCCGGTCCGGGCCTGCACCTCGGCAAAGGTCGCCTCGCGGCTGCTGGTCGACGGCTCGCATTCGGTGATCTGCCCGCCATAGCGGCGCACCGTGTCCTTCTTGGCCTGCGGCGCGGTGCGCGGCATGACCACGTTGCAGGGGATGCCCCGGCGCATCGCCGCATAGGATAGGCAGGACGCATGGTTGCCCGAGCTATGCGTGGCAACGCCCCTGGCGGCCTGCGCCTCGTCCAGCCCGAAGACCGCGTTGGCGGCGCCGCGGACCTTGAAGGCCCCCGGCTCCTGAAAGTTCTCGCATTTGAAGAACAGCTGCGCGCCGGTCAGCTCGTTCAGGTAATCCGACAGGCGGACCGGCGTGCGGCGGATATAGGGCTGGATCCGCTCATGCGCGGCCAGCATGTCCTCATAGGTCGGGATTTCCATCGCGTCCCTCATCACGCGGCCTTTTTCAGGGCGGCGGCGCTGTGACGGTAATGGTCCTGCGCGGCGGCGACACCGCTGCCCAGCGTGACGGGCAGGCCCAGATCGGCCATGACCATTTCCGCCGTGGCGATGCCCGACAGCGCCATGACATCGGTCAGGCTGCCCAGGTGGCCGATGCGGAACACCTTGCCCGCGACATCGCCAAGCCCGGTTCCGAAGGCCACGCCATAGGCGTTCAGCGCGTGGCTGACGATTGTGTTGCCGTCGAACCCGTCCGGCACGCGGATGGCGCTGACGCTGTCCGAATAGAGATCCGGCCGCTTGGCGCAGAGCTGCATCCCCCAGGCCGCGACCGCGCGGCGCACGCCCTCGGCGATGCGGTGGTGGCGGGCGAAGACATTCTCCAGCCCCTCGTCCAGCAGCATCTGGCAGGCGACGTTCAGCCCGTTCAGCAGTCCGACCGGCGGGGTATAGGGATAGCCGTTGGCGCCATAGCCGCGCGCCATGTCGCGGATGTCGAAGAAGGTGCGCGGCAGCTTGGCGGTCTCGACCGCCGCCATGGCCTTGGGCGAGAAGCCGACGATGGCGAGGCCGGGGGGCAGCATGAAGCCCTTCTGGCTGCCGGTGACGGCGATATCGACACCCCATTCGTCCATGCGGAAATCATAGCACCCAATCGACGAAACCCCGTCCACGAACAGCAGCGCCGGATGACCCGCCGCGTCCAAGGCGCGGCGGACGGCGGCGATGTCGCTGCGCACGCCGGTGGCGGTCTCGTTATGCGTGGCCAGGACGACCTTGATGTCGTGCGCCTTGTCGGCGGTCAGGATCTCCTCGAACCGGTCGGCGGGAACGCCTTCGCCCCATTCCTGCGCGACGACCTGGACGTCCAGCCCGTGGCGCCGGCACATGTCGATCCAGCGGTGGCTGAACATGCCGTTGCGGGTCGCCAGAACCTTGTCGCCGGGCGACAGCGTGTTGGTGATGGCGGTTTCCCAGCCGCCGGTCCCGGTCGAGGGGAAGATGAAGACCTGTCCCTGCGTGGTCTTCAGCACCGTCTTCACGCCTTCCAGCGCGGGATGCAGGATCCGCCCGAAGGCCGGGCTGCGATGGTCGATCGTGGGCATGTCCACGGCCTTGCGCAGCACCTCGGGGATATTGGTCGGACCGGGAATGAACACGGGATTCTGGCTGGTCATGGCTGTTCCTCCTCTGATAAGCGCAGGATACCCCCTGCGGCCAGATGCGACAATTTTTCTGGAAAACATTTCCATTTTGGCGCAGAAAGCAGAATCGGTAAGCATCATCATAGGCTTGCTATTTTTCAGGCCGCTTTTTCGATTTTCGCGGTTCTGAAAATGTATTCTTTAGAAAAGGGCGAAAATGTCTGAACCGACCCGCCGCCGGGGCCGCCCCCGCAGCGCCAAGGACACGGGCGGCACCGTGCAGGTGCTGGACCGCGCGCTTGACATGCTGGACCTGCTGGCCGCCCATCCGGGCCTGACGCTTTCCGAAGTGGCCGAGCGGATGGAGCAGTCGCCATCCACCGTCCACCGCCTGCTGCATTCGCTGGCCGCGCGCGGCATGGTGGAAAGCGACCCGGCCACGCAGGCCTGGAACATCGGCCCCGCGACCTTCCGGCTGGGGTCTGCCTTCATGCGCCGGTCGGGCATCGTCGAACGCGCCCGCCCGATCCTGCAAGCGCTGATGAAGCATACCGGGGAAACCGCCAACCTAGGGATCCTGAACGGCGATGCGGTGCTGTTCGTCAGCCAGGCCGAGACGCAGGAAACCATCCGCGCCTTCTTTCCGCCCGGCACCCGGTCGCCCCTGCACGCATCGGGGATCGGCAAGGCGCTGCTGGCCTTCGGCCGCCCCGAGATCCTGCGCGGCTATCTGGACGGTCCCGGCCTGACGCGGTTCACCGACCGGACGCTGACCACGCCCCACGCGCTGTCCGAGGACATGGCCCGCATCCGCGCCCGCGGCTTTTCCTTCGACGACGAGGAAAAATCGCGCGGAATGCGCTGCATCGCCGCCCCGGTCTTCGACCTGACCGGAGAGGCGATCGCAGGCGTCAGCGTCAGCGGCCCCACCCACCGGATCGGGCACGAGCACGTCAAGACGCTGGGCGCGGTGGTGGCGGCTGCGGCGGCGGAACTGTCCGCGGCGATGGGGGGCTGAGCTTCAGAGGGACCAGATTTCGCCGCCTTCGCCACGACGCGCCATATCCACCTGAACCGCCGGGCATGGGCCTCACAGGCCCGGCCGACGCCCGCCCCGCCTGGACGGGCGTCGGCCTTCCGTGGTCATGGGGCGGCACCGTCTTTGGGGCAATGTCGGGAAGCGGGGGGAAACGCATGCGTTTCCGTTTCCCGCCCGGACCTGTCTGCCGAAGCTGTCTATCAATGCCCCCCGAAGAACGCGAACTTGATCACGAACAGCGCCGCCACGATCCAGGTCGCCAGGTGCACCTGCGACGCCTTGCCGGTCAGCAGCTTGATCACCGCATAGCTGATGAAGCCGAAGGCCAGGCCGTTGGCGATGGAATAGGTGAAGGGCATCGCCAGCGCGGTCAGCACGGCGGGGGCAGCCTCGGTCACGTCCTCCCAGGCGATCTCGGCCAGCTCGCGCACCATCAGCGTCGCCACATACAGCAGCGCGGGCGCGGTGGCATAGGCGGGGACCGATCCGGCCAGCGGCGCGAAGAACATCGCCAGAAGGAACAGCAGCGCCACGACCAGGGCCGTCAGCCCGGTGCGCCCGCCCGCCTGCACGCCCGCCGCGCTTTCGACATAGGCGGTGGTGGACGAGGTGCCCAGCATCGACCCCACGGTGATCGCGGTCGAATCCGCCATCAGCGCGCGCGACAGGCCGGGATTGGTATGGGCCGGGCCTTCGGTCAGCAGGCCCGCGCGCTTGGCCACGCCGATCAGCGTGCCGGTGGCGTCGAAGACCTCGACCAGGACCATCACCAGGATCACGTGGAAGATGCCGTAATGCAGCGCCCCCATGATATCCAGTTGCAGCAGCGTCGGCGCGATCGACGGCGGCACGGACAT contains:
- the xdhA gene encoding xanthine dehydrogenase small subunit — protein: MTPALRFLLNGRPVELTQVGASDTLLDFLRIDRRLTGTKEGCAEGDCGACTVLVGRLTDDGLVYEPVNACIRFLASLHGCHVVTVEHLRGPEGGLHPIQAAMVEHHGSQCGFCTPGIVMALYGLWMSNPDAGVAEIETALQGNICRCTGYEPIIKAALAAGRAGGQAGDALAVERELVAATLRDMRGERVELAKGGERAIIPADADDLAAVLEAEPKATIIAGATDVGLWVTKFMRDISPAVFIGHLMKGKRVEDGEIRLGAGVTYSEAAPLIRQHIPAAYDYWLRIGGWQVRNMGTIGANIANGSPIGDTPPLLIAMAARIVLRKGAARREVALQDYFIEYGRQDRASGEFVEEVIIPTRPNARIAAYKISKRRDSDITAVAAGFCLTVENGAISEARVAFGGMAGIPKRATGAETALTGQPFAAETFEAAARAVADDFQPLSDWRASADYRRTVAANLFRRFWLEQSEPGLPVRLHEAVGA
- a CDS encoding LysR family transcriptional regulator encodes the protein MSYLESLRVFVRVVELGSITAGGRDLRLSPAVASNRIKDLENRFGVRLLNRTTRKLTPTEIGRAFYDNARRVIETLDEAEALVSSFSGRPQGVIRLTAPLGLGRRLIAPLIPPFCAENPGVDFRLRLSDRNVNIVEDAIDLAFFLGEPADSALKWRKIADCPRVLVASPDYLERQGTPKAPEDLAGHNCLLLRYPRSPEYFWVLQSEDGPQKMMVGGRFDTDDGDVLTAWALGGEGIANRPLYEVAADLQAGRLIEVLPQNRPLPAQFGCLTPHRRLQDPKVRMFADFAVRELKKVF
- a CDS encoding urate hydroxylase PuuD, which gives rise to MPDPIVIWEWLAFAIRWTHVITAIAWIGSSFYFVALDLGLTKAPGLPKGAHGEEWQVHGGGFYHIQKYLVAPERMPEHLTWFKWESYMTWISGAALLMVTYWAGANLYLIDTAKADLATWQAILISAGSLALGWLIYDTLCKSRLGETPTVLMLLLFVALVVMGWGYTQVFTGRAALLHLGAFTATIMTANVFFIIMPNQRIVVADLKAGRAPDPKYGKIAKLRSTHNNYLTLPVIFLMLSNHYPLAFASQYNWLIAALIFLMGVTIRHFFNTMHARKGMLWWTWAVTVVLFILVMWLSSAGLNQDSLEQAEARPLTPVETRFAEAEGFQQVSDIVLGRCSMCHAREPGYDGIHHAPKGVFLETPGDIARHAREIYVQAGLTDAMPPANVSFMEPQERAQVIRWFRSAGGASLAGL
- the uraH gene encoding hydroxyisourate hydrolase → MPGYLTTHVLDTARGRPAEGMEVVLFRLENGQRTELARLRTNHDGRTDSQILPAADFATGTYELEFHAGAWMDATGVDPESPRFLDVIPIRFGMSQDDHYHVPLLVSPFGYSTYRGS
- a CDS encoding 8-oxoguanine deaminase — protein: MSRTTRTLIRGAEVVVTLDDARREIRGGDVLVENGKIVAAGENLPRDGAEVVSAAGCVVTPGLVNTHHHLFQALTRAVPAAQDAALFGWLRTLYPIWARMTPDDIRLSAEVGLAELALSGCTCSSDHLYLYPNGSRLDDSIEAAQKIGIRFTATRGAMSIGESKGGLPPDALVEDEAAILKDSERVVDAFHEPGEGAMVQVGLAPCSPFSVSRELMRDAAILARDKGVRLHTHLAENDEDIRYSLDNFGMLPGDYAESLGWTGDDVWHAHCVKLSAPEIDLFARTGTGVAHCPCSNARLASGIAPVRAMRDAGVPVGLGVDGSASNDCSHLGQEARQAMLVARLKDGPAAMAAREALEIATLGGARVLGRSDIGALRPGMQADLVLWDVSDLPLAGQWDPVAALIFCAPVRPRTVYVAGRAVVEDHRLLTADPRDLRTRAEKAVARLAG
- a CDS encoding nucleobase:cation symporter-2 family protein, which translates into the protein MSEATYQGGVHPVDEMLPAPKLFTLGFQHVLVMYAGAIAVPLIVGRALNLPPEEVAFLISADLFVCGIVSIIQSLGATQYFGIKLPVMMGVTFASVGPMVAVATSLPGHEGARALFGAIIAAGIIGILIAPFISRMLRFFPPVVTGTLILTIGISLMPIGINWIFGLQAGPTAPRIVDPAAAAWLDAARAAGEVPASVALAPTVQNPLYAAGQNILIAVLVLGTILLVSKFARGFLSNIAVLIGIIVGGIVAAMLGMMSFDKVGAAEWFAVIKPFHFGMPTFDPIMIATMVLVMLVTLIESTGMFLALSDICKKPLDQKSLAAGLRADGLGTVIGGIFNTFPYTSFSQNVGLVGVTGIRSRFVCVAGGAIMIVLGLIPKMGALVESLPTTVLGGAGLVMFGMVAATGVRILARVDFATNRHNLFIVAISVGMGMIPLVAPNFNQWMPHAIHPLIHSGILLAAITAVILNWFYNGAAHIDEDAIREAGHVADH